A genomic segment from Maniola hyperantus chromosome 4, iAphHyp1.2, whole genome shotgun sequence encodes:
- the KFase gene encoding kynurenine formamidase, which yields MALITEGLDLEREYSPSKWSQRFSSPKEVIEHHVNFITAASEAAVNNVPHKLEIEYGSTPGQKLDILGTDLPDNSPILVFVHGGYWQMLSRELSRYLAAPLHRFRIKTIVVGYDLCPVATLPEILNQIQHAAKFVFEYAEKMGSRGVYFAGHSAGAHLVAKLLGNSDFLDSTPGSHRLQGAFLISGIFDLRELVHTSVNLAVQLPEEWSVALSPQFDCFTHLQARRVRIYILAGQYDSPTFKKQSREFYELLHNTCLMQNMYLEIKDDFDHFNIVECFAKDDNYLRNLLVHDIRKHL from the exons ATGGCGTTGATCACAGAAGGGCTCGATCTAGAGAGAGAGTATTCACCCAGCAAATGGTCGCAGAGATTTTCCTCTCCGAAAGAAGTCATAGAGCATCATGTCAACTTCATTACTGCAG CAAGTGAAGCCGCGGTCAACAACGTGCCCCACAAATTGGAGATCGAGTACGGTAGTACTCCGGGACAGAAGCTGGACATCTTGGGCACCGATCTCCCTGATA ATTCCCCTATCCTAGTTTTCGTCCACGGCGGTTATTGGCAGATGCTATCGCGCGAGCTCTCCCGCTACCTCGCCGCGCCTCTCCATCGGTTTAGGATCAAGACGATCGTCGTGGGCTACGACCTATGCCCTGTCGCGACGTTGCCGGAAATCCTCAACCAAATACAGCATGCTGCCAAATTCGTTTTTGAATACGCAGAGAAGATGGGCTcaag AGGAGTTTACTTCGCTGGCCATTCAGCGGGAGCTCATCTGGTTGCAAAGCTGCTCGGAAATTCAGACTTCCTCGATAGCACCCCAGGATCTCACCGACTGCAAGGAGCTTTCCTGATCTCTGGAATTTTCGACTTAAGAGAATTAGTTCACACCTCTGTAAATCTAGCAGTGCAATTGCCCGAAGAATGGTCGGTCGCGCTCTCTCCTCAATTCGATTGTTTCACACATCTCCAAGCGAGAAGAGTGCGGATTTACATTCTAGCGGGGCAATACGATAGTCCAACATTTAAGAAACAATCGAGGGAGTTTTACGAACTTTTGCACAATACCTGCCTGATGCAGAACATGTACTTGGAAATCAAAGATGACTTTGATCACTTCAATATCGTGGAGTGTTTTGCTAAAGACGATAATTATCTCAGGAATCTCTTAGTGCACGATATCCGTAAGCATCTTTAA